A stretch of the Ipomoea triloba cultivar NCNSP0323 chromosome 16, ASM357664v1 genome encodes the following:
- the LOC116007859 gene encoding kunitz trypsin inhibitor 5-like, with protein sequence MNVMELVLGELYFLLIKEVRENGLARRVLNLLEQPKQGGGLDLASTGNETCPKSVVQVAPKVAGNSVSFFPAVNPNGAVRNGTDLNVVFSGSNTGCPESTVWQIAHDAENIDVVQYVLSGGDKGNPSPSTARSWFMILKTNNGYKFKFCPPESLCDCNSICMDIGIMVENRQRRLVLELGLTPLEVNFKKA encoded by the exons ATGAATGTGATGGagttagttttgggtgaattatattttttgctGATAAAAGAAGTAAGAGAAAATGGTCTGGCTAGGAGAGTGTTGAACTTGTTAGAACAA CCGAAACAGGGAGGAGGGCTCGATCTAGCCTCCACCGGCAACGAGACCTGCCCGAAGAGCGTGGTCCAAGTCGCCCCAAAAGTGGCGGGCAACTCGGTATCGTTCTTCCCCGCTGTGAACCCAAACGGCGCAGTTCGCAATGGGACAGATCTCAACGTCGTGTTCTCTGGCTCAAACACAGGATGCCCGGAGTCTACTGTCTGGCAAATCGCACACGATGCGGAAAACATTGACGTCGTTCAGTACGTGTTGAGCGGTGGAGATAAGGGAAACCCGAGTCCTTCCACGGCGAGAAGCTGGTTCATGATTCTGAAGACCAATAATGGTTACAAGTTTAAGTTTTGTCCGCCGGAGTCGTTGTGTGACTGCAATTCTATTTGCATGGATATTGGCATTATGGTCGAGAACAGACAAAGGCGTTTGGTACTAGAATTAGGCCTTACACCTTTGGAGGTCAACTTTAAGAAGGCTTAA